The following are encoded in a window of Pieris napi chromosome 23, ilPieNapi1.2, whole genome shotgun sequence genomic DNA:
- the LOC125061510 gene encoding exosome complex component RRP43-like, with the protein MSDVYKVIHPNKYFNDYISLNVRPDGRKFDEQRSIKLNANAISNADASALIKCGNTTVVCGITLELATPKAEEPDHGFLVTNVELLPLCSSKFKPGPPSDYAQVISNTVNDIIKNSKCIDLKDLCIVSDKLAWVLYCDMVCLDNDGSIIDACITTLITSLKSLSLPAVSFDVETEEVKVDISNKTSLKVTGLPVATSFAIYQSPESNLVLTDPTTFEEEMCGGIGANLIVCWNQGLLCGVQKYGGGNIPTESQKKLLQVAKKRSKLIEEVIETCLS; encoded by the exons atgtcagACGTTTATAA ggTTATACATCCTAATAAATACTTCAATGACTACATATCTTTAAATGTGAGACCCGATGGAAGAAAATTTGACGAACAGcgaagtattaaattaaacgcCAATGCCATTAGTAATGCAGATGCTTCTGCACTTATTAAATGTGGAAATACCACTGTTGTTTGTGGAATAACATTA GAATTAGCAACACCTAAAGCTGAAGAACCTGATCATGGATTTCTTGTAACTAATGTTGAATTATTACCCTTATGCTCTTCCAAGTTTAAGCCAGGACCTCCATCCGACTATGCTCAAGTAATCAGCAATACTGTTAATGATATtatcaaaaactcaaaatgcATTGATCTTAAGGACTTATGTATTGTTTCTGACAAGTTAGCATGGGTTCTATATTGCGATATGGTGTGCTTGGATAATGATGGAAGTATTATAGATGCTTGCATAACAACCTTAATAACAAGTCTTAAATCAT tatCTTTGCCTGCTGTATCATTTGATGTTGAAACAGAAGAAGTAAAAGTTGACATTAGTAATAAGACATCATTAAAAGTAACTGGATTACCAGTAGCAACAAGTTTTGCAATATATCAATCTCCCgaaag caaCCTTGTGCTAACCGATCCAACCACATTTGAAGAAGAAATGTGTGGAGGTATTGGAGCAAATCTGATAGTCTGCTGGAACCAAGGTCTTCTTTGTGGTGTTCAGAAGTATGGAGGTGGTAATATACCAACAGAAAGTCAGAAAAAATTACTTCAGGTTGCCAAGAAACGAAGCAAGCTCATAGAGGAAGTCATTGAAACTTGTCTAAgctaa